In a single window of the Candidatus Afararchaeum irisae genome:
- the cobD gene encoding threonine-phosphate decarboxylase CobD yields MNTKDLIEEGRAFHGGQKSHHGDVIDFSANINPYPPPEALREAYESAFDSVGEYPDDSYSDLRESLSRLCGVSRDNVVPTNGAAEALRLVSSVVVDEGDTVAVPSPGFAEYAREARLHGAEVVEYGTPPDTESVVSVQPDVAFVCNPNNPTGELTRRDEILEVAEALSDRGSYLVVDEAFIDLSRGESVAPELPENAVAVHSLTKSFGIPGLRLGYVVARGETVEAVEAARPAWNVNTAAAEVGKEAARHTDYVEESVEAIESERERIVERLGERVVTESATNFLLVDVSPLSSEEAVEELLGHQNGVLVRDCSSFEGLEDTVRVAVRTPEENTVLLEALEEVLSSSA; encoded by the coding sequence ATGAACACGAAAGACCTGATCGAGGAGGGAAGAGCTTTCCACGGCGGACAGAAGAGCCACCACGGGGACGTGATCGACTTCAGTGCCAACATAAATCCGTATCCTCCGCCCGAGGCACTCCGAGAAGCCTACGAGTCGGCTTTCGACTCGGTCGGAGAGTATCCCGACGACTCGTACTCCGACCTGAGGGAGTCGCTGTCGCGTCTGTGTGGGGTCTCACGTGACAACGTCGTGCCGACTAACGGTGCCGCGGAGGCACTGCGTCTCGTCTCGTCGGTTGTCGTGGACGAAGGTGATACCGTAGCTGTGCCCTCCCCCGGCTTTGCGGAGTACGCGAGGGAGGCACGTCTACACGGAGCCGAGGTCGTGGAATACGGCACACCACCAGACACCGAGTCGGTCGTCTCAGTCCAGCCCGACGTAGCCTTCGTCTGTAATCCCAACAATCCAACGGGCGAGCTGACACGTAGAGACGAGATTCTCGAAGTCGCCGAAGCCCTCTCTGACCGCGGCTCGTACCTCGTAGTCGACGAGGCGTTCATCGACCTGTCACGCGGAGAGTCCGTCGCGCCCGAACTACCCGAGAACGCCGTCGCAGTCCACAGCCTCACTAAGTCGTTCGGTATTCCGGGTCTACGTCTCGGCTACGTTGTCGCACGAGGCGAGACAGTCGAAGCCGTCGAAGCGGCAAGACCCGCGTGGAACGTCAACACAGCCGCGGCGGAGGTCGGAAAGGAGGCGGCGAGACACACCGACTACGTCGAGGAGTCGGTCGAAGCCATCGAGTCGGAGCGAGAGAGGATCGTCGAGAGACTCGGGGAAAGGGTAGTCACCGAGTCGGCGACCAACTTCCTCCTCGTCGACGTCTCACCCCTGTCTTCGGAGGAGGCAGTCGAGGAGCTACTCGGACACCAAAACGGAGTCCTCGTGAGAGACTGTTCGAGCTTCGAGGGTCTCGAAGACACCGTAAGGGTAGCCGTCAGAACTCCGGAGGAAAACACCGTCTTACTCGAAGCACTCGAAGAAGTACTATCCTCTTCCGCCTGA
- a CDS encoding NTP transferase domain-containing protein: MAGGRGTRLERSGIHVEKPLLSIGGKPMVDRVVESLEASSLDGIYVAVSPHTPETRRYLESEDIRLIPTPGDGYVEDLGYCVEEIGTPVLTVTTDIPLIQPDLVNDVLEEYDGRSLTVATSLRLRESVGVDVDDSKVYDGTVPTGLNIVGEEGGEKRIVTDDERLAVNVNTAHDAEVARQMIRDDTDNNTDIHG, encoded by the coding sequence ATGGCGGGCGGAAGAGGCACTCGTCTCGAACGTTCGGGCATACACGTCGAGAAGCCTCTTCTGAGTATAGGCGGAAAGCCGATGGTCGACCGTGTCGTTGAGTCACTCGAAGCCTCGAGTCTCGACGGGATCTATGTCGCCGTCTCGCCACATACCCCCGAGACAAGACGTTACCTCGAGTCCGAGGATATACGTCTGATACCAACACCGGGAGACGGATACGTCGAAGACCTCGGCTACTGCGTCGAGGAGATCGGAACGCCGGTTCTGACTGTGACGACTGACATTCCCCTTATTCAGCCCGACCTCGTTAACGACGTCCTCGAGGAGTACGACGGAAGGTCGTTGACAGTAGCTACGTCTCTCAGACTCCGTGAGTCGGTCGGGGTCGACGTAGACGACTCTAAGGTATACGACGGCACGGTTCCGACGGGTCTCAACATAGTAGGCGAGGAGGGCGGTGAGAAACGTATCGTTACCGACGACGAACGTCTCGCTGTCAACGTAAACACCGCCCACGACGCCGAGGTGGCGAGACAGATGATCCGAGACGACACTGACAACAACACCGACATCCACGGATAA
- the cobS gene encoding adenosylcobinamide-GDP ribazoletransferase translates to MARRSRRRQPTVSLTRIRGRGTIETVRAFLGGLGWMTRIPVGRSKRDFEAFSSNGFVFPVVGGVVGGVMSVAVLGLVYPDLPPEVGGFLYLLALFGLQGINHSDGLADFADGLSAHGSESERREAMRDLDTGIGGSLAVSVYAVGLYAVSSSVSGLGLPAAVSAVFVSEVTAKTAVSLQICLATASHEGHGSRHTESTPPWHAAVSVVLAAVLVAAVPSETVGVTSLLAGLGAGVSVTWLSGRAFGGVSGDVFGATNEVVRLTSLLAGVLVSTVL, encoded by the coding sequence CTGGCTCGGAGGAGTCGTCGTCGTCAGCCTACTGTCAGTCTCACTCGTATTAGGGGGCGTGGTACTATAGAGACAGTAAGGGCGTTCCTCGGTGGTCTCGGCTGGATGACACGTATACCCGTCGGAAGGTCTAAGAGAGACTTCGAGGCGTTCTCATCGAACGGATTCGTCTTTCCCGTAGTCGGAGGTGTGGTCGGAGGCGTGATGTCGGTAGCCGTCCTCGGACTGGTCTATCCGGATCTACCACCCGAGGTCGGTGGCTTCCTCTACTTATTAGCCCTCTTCGGATTACAGGGCATAAACCACTCCGACGGACTCGCCGACTTCGCCGACGGCTTATCCGCACACGGCTCCGAGAGCGAGAGACGTGAGGCTATGAGGGATCTCGACACGGGTATAGGAGGGAGCCTCGCTGTCTCGGTATATGCCGTCGGTCTCTACGCAGTCTCGTCCTCAGTCTCTGGTCTCGGTCTCCCTGCGGCTGTCTCAGCCGTCTTCGTATCCGAGGTCACCGCGAAGACGGCTGTCTCGTTACAGATCTGTCTCGCCACGGCATCTCACGAGGGACACGGCTCGCGCCACACCGAGTCGACACCACCGTGGCACGCGGCTGTCTCAGTCGTCCTCGCAGCCGTTCTCGTCGCAGCCGTCCCCTCGGAGACTGTCGGTGTAACGTCGCTACTCGCGGGATTAGGAGCCGGAGTATCCGTGACTTGGCTCTCGGGACGTGCTTTCGGGGGCGTCTCGGGGGATGTCTTCGGCGCGACCAACGAAGTAGTCCGTCTCACGTCTCTCCTCGCGGGGGTGTTAGTATCGACTGTCTTGTGA
- the cbiB gene encoding adenosylcobinamide-phosphate synthase CbiB: MTMTITMTITILLGAFFLDVVFGEPRQRLHPVVWVGILIDRLSDWRFESVYGLPTLLVPLGVSVAVSVGVLTVSPSWLTAVLGAYLLTSTFSLTEFVETATEVTALTDDDIDEARYRLRALAGRDASDLSPGEVRSAVVESLSENFVDGFLAPVFYFGVFSLAGVEYGVGAAVGYRVINTADSMVGYVSEGRAGYVSARTDDVASFVPARLSVVVLAVTTASLKAVTSPLRQTDRVSSPNSGLPMSSLGAGLGVRLEKNQHYVVGATDADYPAVEDVEKGVRAVWLGGVVVVSLLSVSLVLGGVVL, encoded by the coding sequence ATGACTATGACTATCACTATGACTATCACTATTCTCCTCGGCGCGTTCTTCCTCGACGTTGTCTTCGGAGAGCCACGTCAGAGGCTCCATCCTGTGGTCTGGGTCGGTATCCTCATAGACCGTCTGAGTGACTGGCGGTTCGAGTCGGTCTACGGTCTTCCGACCCTTCTGGTACCTCTCGGTGTCTCAGTCGCCGTCTCCGTCGGTGTCCTGACCGTGTCACCGTCTTGGCTCACAGCCGTCTTGGGAGCTTACCTCCTGACATCGACGTTCTCTCTCACTGAGTTCGTCGAGACGGCGACCGAGGTCACGGCTCTCACAGACGACGACATCGATGAGGCACGTTACCGTCTGCGTGCTCTCGCCGGAAGGGACGCCTCCGACCTCTCCCCCGGGGAGGTAAGGAGTGCTGTCGTCGAGAGCCTCTCGGAGAACTTCGTCGACGGATTCCTCGCCCCCGTCTTTTACTTCGGTGTCTTCTCGTTAGCAGGGGTCGAGTACGGCGTCGGAGCCGCCGTGGGTTACAGGGTCATAAACACGGCGGACTCAATGGTGGGATACGTCTCGGAGGGAAGAGCGGGATATGTGAGTGCACGTACCGACGACGTCGCCTCTTTCGTGCCGGCACGTCTCTCAGTCGTCGTCCTCGCGGTCACGACAGCGTCTCTAAAGGCTGTGACCTCTCCGTTGAGACAGACTGACAGGGTCTCGTCCCCCAACTCGGGACTCCCTATGTCGTCGCTCGGAGCGGGTCTCGGGGTACGTCTGGAGAAGAACCAACATTACGTCGTCGGAGCGACTGACGCCGACTACCCCGCTGTCGAGGACGTAGAGAAAGGTGTGAGAGCCGTCTGGCTCGGAGGAGTCGTCGTCGTCAGCCTACTGTCAGTCTCACTCGTATTAGGGGGCGTGGTACTATAG